TTCTTTTAACAACAATAAGGTCTCCCGGATGCATGAGCGGCTCCATGCTGCTGCTCAGAACGACGAGGATGCGCACATCATCGCTATAAACCTCATAGGCGGAAAAGAGGATGAAAACAACAAATAGAGCAGTTATCAAACCACTAATATTCATTCTACTCCTCCAGAGTTATTGTCACGGGAATTTCAACGACCTTATATGGGTAAGAGGGATATGAGATGGTGAGTTCTCCGACATAGGTTCCGTTTGTTTGTGGAGAAAGGTGCATTCCGACCTCCCAGTCATTCACGTTCTTCCTCAAAGAAAACTGAACAAAATCATCCCCATCCCAGCTCAGCTTTGGTATTCCGGGAGCATCAACTATTCTGAAAATTACATCGTAGCTGTACTCCTCATTGGGCTTACCGTAGAAATCTATTTTTACAGGGCTCTCCTTTTTTACAAAGCTCACGGTGGGGTAGATTTCAGAGGCCCAGTGCCCGCTTTTGAATGTGCTTCTCTGAGACTCTACGTCGTAGAAGTAGCTAAGAGTTCCTGAGACCATTATAAGGAATCCTATTACGGTTGCGAAGAGCAGAATTTTTCTCATTTCAACTCACCAACTATACTCTTTATCTCAATAATTAATAAAGCTATTCCCGGGATGAGGATTAAGAGCAGATAACCCGGCAGAGTTCTAACAACACTGCCAAGCAATCCAAGCTTCGGGATTTTTGCCACATAAACCCCAACAACGCTGTCATAGCTTACGGGCTCATCCTCTCTCGGCAGGTTGTCACCTTTCGTGATTATCGCCTCGGACGTTTTCTCAACCACTCTGTGCGTGATGAGGTATGTTTTTCCATCAATGGTTTTCTTGTAGGTTACGATATCCCCTACTTCCACATCGGAAGGATTTTTGGGGAAAATTAAAATCAGGTCTCCCGTCTCCAGTTCGGGGAGCATGGAAGTGCCGTAGGTGTTCAGAACCCTCACTCCACTAAGGTAGAGGGCCAGAATTGTCAGAAGAATGGCTGATAGAAGATAAAGTTTCGGCCTCATCTCACAACAACTCCGTGGGCGGCGATGCAGTTGCCGTAGTCAACCACGTACTCATCAAAGTTAGAATTTAGCCCCTCGTGTTTGTAGGGGAATTTTCCCGGAGCGGACTTGGGAGGTGGACAGTCTCCGACGTAGAGGTGGGTTTCAGTCAGCATCCATCCACCATTTACGCTGTATTTCACCCTTATTTTCCCGCCAGCATCCTCGACTGTCAGGGAGCCCACGTGAATGTGCCGACCTGCGTAAATGGGAACCTGCAGCCCTCCACCGGTGTATGTGAAGTAACCACCCCATCCCTGTCCAAACTCATGGAAATCTCCGCCTATCGCCCAGCAGGTCTCCTCCTCACCTCCATTGCCATCAACCTGCTCAAGGGACAGCTCAAGGTCAAACTTTGCCAAATCTCCCTGATACTCATTCTCAGCACTGCTGTTGATGTGGAAGGTGAAGTGGACGTCGCAAACCTCCCCCGGAGCAATGGGTGAGGTGTAGAATTTTAAATCCTCAAGTTCCCTCAGCGTTTTGTTGTCGTTCTCCACAATCAACTGGGAAAAGCTCTCGCACTCCACCCATATGCCAGTGAAGGTCTGATAGGAGATGTTGTTTATTTCATTAAGATAGTCGAATCTCGCCTCTTCCTCTGTAAACACTCCTCCAAAGTCCCTCACGTTGAAGATTTTAAGGTCAACAACAGCCGGATTGTTTCCGGCGTTCTTAATCCTTATTATCTTCTCTTTGTATTCGCAGGGCTTCGCCTCGATGTCGATGAGCTTACCCGGGTTGTCAACCCATCCGTTTTGCCAAACTTTGAGGTCAATGTAGCCTGTTGTGTAGGTTGATGGGGAAGATTCAGCATCTGAAAAGTAGGCCAGAGTGCTTCCGGCAAATAAAATTAAAGAAATTGAAAAAAATATAAGGTAATTTCTCATTATTCGCTCGCCACCTGCTCAAGCTTCACGATGATGTCGAAGAAAGTTATGTCGCCCTGATACTTGTTGCCTGCGTCAGTTGAAAAGTCGATGTACATGGCCAATTCGAGGTAGCTGTCGGTTCCGTTGTACCAACCGTCGTTGTCTATTTCTGGCGGAGGTATGTTGTCAAAGCCTGTCATCGCCAAATCCTCCAAATCCATGTAGCCGTTGGAGTTTGCGTCAACGAGGTTGTAAGGTGCAGCAAGTCCGGTGGCTGTTGGCTGATAGTTGTCTATAATCTTGTCGTCCCTGACCAGAGCGTTATTGGTGTACCACTTGAAGTGCAGATGATGTAGTTTGATGTAGGCCCCCATTCCGTTAGCTCCAAGATGTCCGGTGGCGTAAGGGACGCCAATTATGGGAGACTGGCTGACGTCCGAATCACTCTCTGGCCCCGCAACAAATCCATCTGTTGCATTGCCGTTGTCATCCTCGTAGTACTCAAAGCTGAAGTTTATCTCAAGATGGTCTCCTTTGTTCTCCCCCCAGTTCCATATTCTCAGCTTCCCGTCCTCTCCGGGCTCGCCCGGCTTCCAGTCATAGATGTCGAGTGCAACGTGCCCCGGAATATCATTGGTAAGGCCTATGTCCATCGTTCCCGCTTCAAAGTAGTTCTCTCCCGTCTCTTCCACATCAGCAAAGTAGGCGTAGGTGCTGAGGGTTGCCATCGCTATGGCAGCGATAAACACAAAGGCTGCAGCGGTCTTCATTTTTCACACCTCAGTATGGGGCACCGTCATCATTAACCTGGAAGGCCTTGAAGACGATGTCAAACTGCATCTGGTCGCCCTGATACTCGTTTCCTGCATCGCTTTTCATGTGGAAGCTGAACAGCACATTCACGCACTCGTCTGGCTGAAGTGTTGTCAGCTCGTACCAAGTTCCCTCAACGTCCCTCACTGTCAAAACTCCTTCCTTAACAAGAACGTTCCAGCCTTCACCTTTGTTGTAGGCCAAGTCAAACCACGTCACGTTCGAAAGGTCGTTTATCAGCCCACTTGGGTCAGCTTCAAGCTCCGGCTCGGTAACTTCATTGTTCGACTCGGTGATGTTGTCTATTCTCGTGTAAACGACGGCCGGATTTGTTCCATTGTTGCAGACGAGCTTGTAAACGCAGAAGTTCAAGCTCGGCTTTGCGTCATCCGTAACAATCACAGATGTAGTCCATGGATTCTCGCCGTCAACTGAGATATCAATGGTGCCCGCAGTGATGGTGTTGTTGTCGCTCACCTCAACGTCGTAGAAGTAGGTGAGGGTGCCAGTAGCAATCACTGCCATCATGAATCCGATGGAAAGGATGCTGAGCAGCAGTTTTCTCATTTCACTCACCTGAAAAAATTAGAGGAGTCACTCGAAGGGGTTGCTGTCGTCGTTGAGCTGCGTAACGGCAAACTTCAGGGTTGCTCCCCAGCTATCAGACTGGGCCATGTTGTCAGTATCGGTAGGTGTCCACTCCCAGTAGATGCCGAAGCAGTATGTCTGGCATGCTTCCATGTATCCTCCCGGTAGATACTGGCTGAGGTTGAAGTTCGCATCGGAGATATCTTTCAGGTATCCGCTCCACAGCAGCTGTTCGCTGCCATCTCCGTTTCCATCAACAAACGTATCCCTACAGCCGAAAGGACAACCATCGTAGAAGTCATACTTGTTGTCGCAGTCGTCATCCCTCCAGATCATCACGTGGATGTACTCATCAAGCTCTCCATACCAAGCTCCATCTGTGGTATCTCCTGCTTCCTGCTCTGGCTCCGTAAGGCCATTGTCATCGTCTTCCGTAACATCAACGGCAAACCACAGATAGCCTGGGTTGTTGTAGAGGTGCAGGCTAACTGTCATCTCTCCGCTATCTCCCGGCTTCACATCGTCGAGCTGCCAGAAGTAGTCCACAGATGCATTAAGGTCTTTCTCGCTAAAGTTGTGGTGGTAAACCTGACCATCCCACTTCCAGTATGTGCTGTTCAGGTCCACTTTCAGGTCGAGGCTGCCAGCCGTGAAGGTTCCCGGCGCCATTTCGGTGTCGCTGAAGTAGGCAAGGGTTCCCGCTCCAAGCCCAATTCCAATCAGCCCCACTACAAGGAGGCTGTACCAAACCTTTTTCACTTCCAATCACCTCAAGATGAAAAACGTCTTCATTTTTAATATGCTTATTGAAATATAATTATGAATCAAAAATAAGTATTGCAAATTCGGATTGAAAATCGGGAAAGAAGCTGTGTATTCATTTTAGGTAACACTAATACACATCAAGCCTAACCAACCTCCGCCCACTTTCGCTGAGCTTCAGCTTCAGGTTTGCTCTTTCGACGAAATCCATCTCCATCAGAAACTCCAGCACTTTTCTCAGCATCGCCCTCTCAACCCTCAGTTTTTCGGCCAATTCCCTTTCGGTCATCTCCTCCTCATTCAGAATGAGCAGAATCTCATCGATAAGTTCTGGAACTTTCATAATACTAATTTTCCTAAGATTTAATATGAATTTTGAAGTATAATTATGGATTTGCATTAAGTAACTGTCTTACGAAATCATTTTTCGTATTTGGGCTTATCGCAAAGACCAAAAAATATTGTCAAAAAATTGAGTTTTCAACGGCATTTTTCAAAGCCTGAAGGTCTTCCTCAATTTCGCTGAATTTTTGTATGAATTCCCTTCCCTTTTCAGTTGTTCTGTACTTCGTTCTTTTACCATCAGTAACTGGCTCAATAAATCCTTCCTTCAAAAGGCAGTTAATGTAATCCTGAGCAACCTTAGAGTTCAAATTCACTCTGTAAACAATTTTGGTAATGTTAACTCCATTTCCGGAGCACGTCTGAAGAATTTCAGCCATGATTTCGATTTTGGACCTTCTCATTTCTGCCACCCTACGAGCCTTTGCAGATGTGGAATGTTATGTTTATGTTTTTAATGATATTTATAGATTTTGTTGAATTGTAACTACCATAATGATGAGAGCCTTAAATTAATTGTATAAAAATTATTTTTATAAGCCCTCAACCGCACCTCGTAAACCCGCAGAACCTGCAGGTTGCGCAACCCTCCCCGTACTCAAGAACATTCCCGCATTCAGGACACACTCCGCCAATCTGCTTCGTCCTCGGCTCCTCTCTCTCCTCAGCCTCGCCGGTGAAGGCCGTGAGGGGCTTGATTCCCTCAACTTCGAACTTTATTTTCTTGTACTCTCCCTTTAGGTGCTTTTCGAGAACCTTTGCCACTCCATCCGCGCAGGATGTTATGACCTCTCCGTTGTCGAATCCTGGCGAGGGACAGCGTATGTTCTTGAGCTGCCTTATCAGCACCTCAGGGTCAATCCAACTCCTAAGCGCGACTGAAAGCAGCCTCCCCATTGCCTCTGTCTGCGACGCAGCGCAGCCTCCGCTTTTTCCAAGCTGCACGAAGACTTCGGCAATCCCGTACTCGTCCTCGTTGATGGTCACATACAGGGAACCGCAGCCTGTTCTGGTCTCAATCGTTCTGCCGGTGGTTATCCTCGGCCTCGGCCTCGGCTCGATGTACTTGGCAGGGGGTCTCGGCTTCGCCTCCTTCTTCTCCTCCTCAGCCTTCTTTATTCTGAGAACCTGCTCCTCTCTGCTGCCATCTCTGTAAACGGTTATGCCCTTACATCCAAGCTCGTATGCCAGCAGGAAAGCCTTCTCAACGTCTTTCCGCGTAGCAGAGTTCGGCATATTTATGGTTTTGCTGACCGCATTGTCCGTGTACTTCTGGAAGGCCGCCTGCATTCTCACATGCCACTCTGGAGAGATGTCGAGAGCGCACTTGAAGACCCTCCTTATGTCCTCGGGAATCTCCTCTATTTCCTGAATGCTGCCTTTTTCGGCAACTTTCTCAATCAGCTCATCTGTGTACAGCCCTCTTCTCCTTAAAACTTCCTCGAATATCTCATTTATCTCGAAGAACTCTTCTCCGTCAAGAATGTTCGTTCTCTTGTATGCTAAAGCGAAAATCGGCTCTATTCCGCTTGAACAGCCAGCGATAATGCTTATCGTTCCCGTTGGTGCGATTGTTGTTGTCGTTGCGTTCCTCATCTTTATTCCCTTCTTCTCCCACACGCTGCCCTTCCAGTTGGGGAAAACACCCCTCTCCTCCGCCAGCTGCTGCGAAGCCCTGTGACTTTCCTCCTGAATGAACTTCATCACCTTCTCAGCAAGCTGGATGGCTTCATCGCTGTCGTAGGGGATGTTGAGCAGAAAGAGCATGTCAGCCCAGCCCATAACTCCGAGACCTATTTTGCGGTTGGCTTTGGTCATCTGCTCGATTTCGGGAATGGGGTAGCTGTTGACATCGATAACGTCATCCAAAAACCTCACGGCAATCCAGACAACCTCCCTGAGCCCATCCCAGTCGATTTCCCCATCTTTAACGAACTTTGCGAGGTTTATGCTGCCAAGGTTGCAGGATTCGTAGGGCAGGAGCGGTTGCTCTCCGCAGGGGTTTGTTGCTTCAATCTGTCCCACGTGCGGAGTGGGGTTGAAGCGGTTTATGGTGTCGATGAAAATCATTCCCGGCTCTCCGTTGCGCCATGCTCCCTCCACAATCAAATTGAATATCTTTCTGGCGGGAACTCTCCTTACAACCTCCCCCGTTCTGGGGTTGATGAGGTCGTAATCATCATCTTTCTTCAAAGCTTCCATGAAGGCGTCGGTTGCGGCAACGCTGATGTTGAAGTTTCTCAGCACCCCCTCCTCCCATTTCGCCTTTATGAATTCCTCAATGTCCGGGTGGTGGACGTTCAGAACGCCCATGTTTGCCCCTCTTCTCCTCCCTCCCTGCTTTATCTGCTCCGTCGCAGCATCAAATATTTTCATGAAGCTTACCGGTCCGCTTGCAACGCCCATTGTGGATTTTACTATATCTCCCTTCGGTCTCAGCCTTGAAAAGCTGAATCCCGTCCCTCCCCCGCTCTTTTGAACCTTCGCCATATCCCAGAGGGCCTTGAAAATGCCGTCAATGGAGTCCTCAACGGGGATGACGAAGCATGCAGAAAGCTGATTCAGCTCCGTCCCCGCATTCATCAGCGTTGGGGAGTTGGGCATGAACTTCTGCTCCCAGAGGAGCTTGAAGAACTTTTCAGCCCACTCTTCAGCATTGTTTCCGTAATTCTCCTCAGCCTTTGCAATTGCCCTGGCAACCCTCCAGCACATCTCTTCTGGAGTCTCAATTACGTTACCTTCATCATCCTTGAGAAGATACCTCTTTCTGAGCACAGTTTCAGCAGTACGATTGAGCTTCATCAGTTATGGTAGATAAGAAAGATAAAACAATTTTGCCTGCCCTTCGAGAGCATCTATTGAAGGAAAAATTGAATAGAAAAATTTTTCTTACAGCATCTCAAGAAAACTTGACATTAACTTTAATACTTTTCAAGAAGACAGGACATCATGGAGACTCTTATTTTGACTCAGGAGGAAGTAGAATCCCTGATATCGATGGACGAGGCGATGAATGCTGTTGAGGAGGCGTTCAGACTTTACGCTCTTGGTAAAGCTCAAATGCCGCCAAAGGTGTATCTTGAGTTCGAAAAAGGCGATTTAAGGGCTATGCCGGCGCATTTAATGGGGTACGCAGGATTGAAGTGGGTGAACTCCCATCCCGGAAATCCGGATAAAGGCCTGCCAACAGTCATGGCGTTGATGATACTGAACAGCCCTGAGACGGGGTTTCCCTTGGCTGTGATGGACGCAACCTACACGACCTCTCTGAGAACCGGTGCTGCTGGAGGAATAGCGGCGAAGTATCTGGCAAGGAAGAACAGCAGCGTTTTTGGATTTATCGGCTGCGGAACTCAGGCGTATTTCCAGCTCGAAGCTCTGAGGAGAGTGTTTGATATAGGAGAAGTCAAGGCCTACGATGTTAGGGAAAAGGCAGCGAAAAAGTTCGTTAGCTATTGCGAAGATAGGGGAATCTCAGCTTCCGTGCAGCCTGCTGAGGAGGCG
The nucleotide sequence above comes from Archaeoglobus fulgidus DSM 4304. Encoded proteins:
- a CDS encoding TasA family protein, which codes for MRNYLIFFSISLILFAGSTLAYFSDAESSPSTYTTGYIDLKVWQNGWVDNPGKLIDIEAKPCEYKEKIIRIKNAGNNPAVVDLKIFNVRDFGGVFTEEEARFDYLNEINNISYQTFTGIWVECESFSQLIVENDNKTLRELEDLKFYTSPIAPGEVCDVHFTFHINSSAENEYQGDLAKFDLELSLEQVDGNGGEEETCWAIGGDFHEFGQGWGGYFTYTGGGLQVPIYAGRHIHVGSLTVEDAGGKIRVKYSVNGGWMLTETHLYVGDCPPPKSAPGKFPYKHEGLNSNFDEYVVDYGNCIAAHGVVVR
- a CDS encoding TasA family protein, with product MRKLLLSILSIGFMMAVIATGTLTYFYDVEVSDNNTITAGTIDISVDGENPWTTSVIVTDDAKPSLNFCVYKLVCNNGTNPAVVYTRIDNITESNNEVTEPELEADPSGLINDLSNVTWFDLAYNKGEGWNVLVKEGVLTVRDVEGTWYELTTLQPDECVNVLFSFHMKSDAGNEYQGDQMQFDIVFKAFQVNDDGAPY
- a CDS encoding TasA family protein, which translates into the protein MKTAAAFVFIAAIAMATLSTYAYFADVEETGENYFEAGTMDIGLTNDIPGHVALDIYDWKPGEPGEDGKLRIWNWGENKGDHLEINFSFEYYEDDNGNATDGFVAGPESDSDVSQSPIIGVPYATGHLGANGMGAYIKLHHLHFKWYTNNALVRDDKIIDNYQPTATGLAAPYNLVDANSNGYMDLEDLAMTGFDNIPPPEIDNDGWYNGTDSYLELAMYIDFSTDAGNKYQGDITFFDIIVKLEQVASE
- a CDS encoding winged helix-turn-helix domain-containing protein; the encoded protein is MRRSKIEIMAEILQTCSGNGVNITKIVYRVNLNSKVAQDYINCLLKEGFIEPVTDGKRTKYRTTEKGREFIQKFSEIEEDLQALKNAVENSIF
- a CDS encoding TasA family protein, producing MKKVWYSLLVVGLIGIGLGAGTLAYFSDTEMAPGTFTAGSLDLKVDLNSTYWKWDGQVYHHNFSEKDLNASVDYFWQLDDVKPGDSGEMTVSLHLYNNPGYLWFAVDVTEDDDNGLTEPEQEAGDTTDGAWYGELDEYIHVMIWRDDDCDNKYDFYDGCPFGCRDTFVDGNGDGSEQLLWSGYLKDISDANFNLSQYLPGGYMEACQTYCFGIYWEWTPTDTDNMAQSDSWGATLKFAVTQLNDDSNPFE
- a CDS encoding vitamin B12-dependent ribonucleotide reductase, with amino-acid sequence MKLNRTAETVLRKRYLLKDDEGNVIETPEEMCWRVARAIAKAEENYGNNAEEWAEKFFKLLWEQKFMPNSPTLMNAGTELNQLSACFVIPVEDSIDGIFKALWDMAKVQKSGGGTGFSFSRLRPKGDIVKSTMGVASGPVSFMKIFDAATEQIKQGGRRRGANMGVLNVHHPDIEEFIKAKWEEGVLRNFNISVAATDAFMEALKKDDDYDLINPRTGEVVRRVPARKIFNLIVEGAWRNGEPGMIFIDTINRFNPTPHVGQIEATNPCGEQPLLPYESCNLGSINLAKFVKDGEIDWDGLREVVWIAVRFLDDVIDVNSYPIPEIEQMTKANRKIGLGVMGWADMLFLLNIPYDSDEAIQLAEKVMKFIQEESHRASQQLAEERGVFPNWKGSVWEKKGIKMRNATTTTIAPTGTISIIAGCSSGIEPIFALAYKRTNILDGEEFFEINEIFEEVLRRRGLYTDELIEKVAEKGSIQEIEEIPEDIRRVFKCALDISPEWHVRMQAAFQKYTDNAVSKTINMPNSATRKDVEKAFLLAYELGCKGITVYRDGSREEQVLRIKKAEEEKKEAKPRPPAKYIEPRPRPRITTGRTIETRTGCGSLYVTINEDEYGIAEVFVQLGKSGGCAASQTEAMGRLLSVALRSWIDPEVLIRQLKNIRCPSPGFDNGEVITSCADGVAKVLEKHLKGEYKKIKFEVEGIKPLTAFTGEAEEREEPRTKQIGGVCPECGNVLEYGEGCATCRFCGFTRCG
- a CDS encoding helix-turn-helix domain-containing protein, with protein sequence MKVPELIDEILLILNEEEMTERELAEKLRVERAMLRKVLEFLMEMDFVERANLKLKLSESGRRLVRLDVY
- the ala gene encoding alanine dehydrogenase gives rise to the protein METLILTQEEVESLISMDEAMNAVEEAFRLYALGKAQMPPKVYLEFEKGDLRAMPAHLMGYAGLKWVNSHPGNPDKGLPTVMALMILNSPETGFPLAVMDATYTTSLRTGAAGGIAAKYLARKNSSVFGFIGCGTQAYFQLEALRRVFDIGEVKAYDVREKAAKKFVSYCEDRGISASVQPAEEASRCDVLVTTTPSRKPVVKAEWVEEGTHINAIGADGPGKQELDVEILKKAKIVVDDLEQAKHGGEINVAVSKGVIGVEDVHATIGEVIAGLKDGRESDEEITIFDSTGLAIQDVAVAKVVYENALSKNVGSKIKFFRI
- a CDS encoding signal peptidase I → MRPKLYLLSAILLTILALYLSGVRVLNTYGTSMLPELETGDLILIFPKNPSDVEVGDIVTYKKTIDGKTYLITHRVVEKTSEAIITKGDNLPREDEPVSYDSVVGVYVAKIPKLGLLGSVVRTLPGYLLLILIPGIALLIIEIKSIVGELK